A region from the Vibrio sp. SS-MA-C1-2 genome encodes:
- a CDS encoding META domain-containing protein, giving the protein MKKLLAVLTLSLFVYGCSSTATSTKQENQQPSNSKLALTAENLQHHNWVLVKINDNKFKVPENFEVPNIEINEKLTTTGRAGCNNFFGQIEVKGDQLRIDGMGMTRMMCIGNIVDIENAVTATLSDWSDVTLTKEQLILKGDKYTLTYVLRDYMI; this is encoded by the coding sequence ATGAAAAAGCTACTTGCTGTATTGACACTATCTTTATTTGTTTATGGTTGCTCTTCTACAGCTACTTCGACAAAACAAGAAAACCAACAACCATCAAATTCTAAACTGGCTTTAACAGCTGAGAACCTACAGCATCATAACTGGGTTTTAGTTAAAATAAATGATAACAAATTTAAAGTGCCAGAAAATTTTGAAGTGCCAAATATTGAGATCAATGAAAAGCTAACAACAACAGGTCGAGCGGGTTGTAATAACTTCTTTGGGCAGATTGAGGTTAAAGGTGACCAACTCCGTATCGATGGTATGGGGATGACTAGAATGATGTGTATTGGCAATATTGTGGATATTGAAAATGCGGTCACGGCAACATTATCAGATTGGAGTGATGTGACGCTGACTAAGGAACAACTCATTCTAAAAGGTGATAAATACACATTAACTTATGTTTTACGTGATTATATGATTTAA
- the ttcA gene encoding tRNA 2-thiocytidine(32) synthetase TtcA produces the protein MNQSDIQKQKLEFNKLSKRLRRQVGTAISDFNMIEENDVVMACISGGKDSFAMLDILLSLQKSAPIKFDVIAVNLDQKQPGFPEHILPEYFEKMGVPYYIVDKDTYSVVKEKIPEGKTTCGLCSRLRRGTLYSFAEKIGATKLALGHHMDDIVETMFLNMFHGSRLKAMPPKLRSDDKRNVVIRPLAYCREKDLIQFAEKRQFPIIPCNLCGSQENLQRQNIKGMLLEWDKKTPGRVESIFKSIQNISPSQLADRELFDFINLPIDRSTERDAYQFTEAEVSSSNLDTSVMVAVEDFDDSQIIDVTNV, from the coding sequence ATGAATCAATCAGATATCCAAAAACAAAAGCTTGAATTTAATAAATTGTCTAAACGTCTTCGTCGCCAAGTAGGGACGGCAATCAGTGATTTTAATATGATCGAAGAAAATGACGTGGTAATGGCTTGTATCAGTGGAGGGAAAGACTCCTTTGCAATGCTCGATATTCTTTTATCATTACAAAAATCAGCTCCGATTAAATTTGATGTTATTGCGGTTAACTTAGATCAAAAACAGCCTGGATTCCCTGAGCATATTCTTCCTGAGTATTTCGAAAAGATGGGTGTTCCTTACTACATTGTTGATAAAGATACTTACTCGGTAGTAAAAGAGAAGATTCCTGAAGGGAAGACAACTTGTGGTCTTTGTTCTCGTCTTCGTCGTGGCACGTTATATTCATTTGCTGAAAAAATTGGTGCGACGAAATTAGCCTTAGGTCATCATATGGATGATATTGTTGAAACGATGTTCCTGAACATGTTCCACGGTTCACGTCTCAAGGCGATGCCACCGAAATTACGTTCAGATGATAAACGTAATGTCGTTATTCGCCCTTTGGCTTATTGTCGTGAAAAAGATCTGATTCAGTTTGCTGAAAAGCGTCAGTTCCCAATTATTCCTTGTAATCTTTGTGGTTCTCAAGAGAACTTACAGCGTCAAAATATCAAAGGAATGTTACTTGAGTGGGATAAGAAAACCCCAGGTCGAGTAGAGAGTATTTTTAAATCAATTCAAAATATTAGCCCAAGTCAATTAGCTGATCGAGAGCTGTTCGATTTTATCAATCTTCCGATTGATCGTTCTACTGAAAGAGATGCATATCAATTTACTGAGGCTGAAGTTTCTTCTTCAAATTTAGATACATCGGTAATGGTTGCTGTAGAAGATTTTGATGATAGCCAAATTATTGATGTAACAAACGTCTAA
- the pepT gene encoding peptidase T: protein MNQLVDRFMRYVAFDTQSDSESTTTPSTSKQLTFAQFLRDELTSMGLADVSLDENGYLMARLPSNVVHSVPAIGFIAHMDTAMDASGANVKPQLVENYQGGEIALGNGEQFLSPSQYPDLNKLLGHDLITTDGSTLLGADNKAGIAEIITAIATLQANPSIPHGDICIGFTPDEEIGRGANFFDVKKFGAEWAYTIDGGPVGELEFENFNASTATVICHGNNVHPGSAKDKMVNSMTIAGKFISRMPKTETPECTEGYEGFYHLKSMIPAVATTELSYIVRDFDLDKMTERKQFMLDQAAQLNEELEKGSVEVQITDSYFNMREKVIPHMHIIDVAKQAMFACDIEPMIKPIRGGTDGARLSFMGLPCPNIFTGGYNFHGIHEFITIDGMKQAVDVIVKIAELTSEKK from the coding sequence ATGAACCAGCTCGTTGATCGCTTTATGCGTTATGTCGCTTTTGATACACAATCAGATTCTGAAAGTACGACAACACCAAGTACCAGTAAGCAGCTAACATTTGCACAATTCTTGCGTGATGAGCTTACTTCAATGGGGCTTGCTGATGTTTCATTAGACGAGAATGGTTATTTAATGGCTCGTCTTCCTTCTAATGTCGTACACTCTGTCCCAGCGATTGGTTTTATTGCTCACATGGATACAGCAATGGATGCTTCTGGTGCGAATGTTAAACCTCAACTAGTAGAAAATTATCAAGGCGGTGAAATCGCGCTAGGGAATGGAGAGCAATTCCTTTCACCTTCTCAATATCCAGATCTAAATAAACTATTAGGTCATGATTTGATTACCACTGATGGTTCAACTCTATTAGGGGCGGATAATAAAGCGGGTATTGCTGAAATCATCACGGCGATTGCAACACTACAAGCAAATCCTTCTATTCCTCATGGTGATATTTGTATTGGCTTTACGCCAGATGAAGAGATTGGTCGCGGTGCAAATTTCTTTGATGTTAAGAAGTTTGGTGCTGAATGGGCTTATACCATTGATGGCGGCCCAGTTGGTGAGCTTGAGTTTGAAAACTTTAACGCGTCTACTGCGACGGTTATTTGTCACGGGAATAATGTACATCCTGGTTCAGCTAAAGATAAAATGGTTAACTCAATGACCATTGCAGGTAAATTTATTTCGCGTATGCCTAAAACTGAAACACCTGAATGCACAGAAGGTTATGAAGGGTTTTATCATTTGAAATCAATGATTCCTGCCGTTGCAACTACAGAGTTAAGCTATATTGTTCGTGATTTTGACTTAGATAAAATGACAGAACGTAAGCAATTCATGTTAGATCAAGCTGCACAATTGAACGAAGAATTAGAAAAAGGTTCAGTGGAAGTTCAAATCACGGATAGTTACTTTAATATGCGTGAAAAAGTGATTCCTCATATGCATATTATCGATGTCGCTAAGCAAGCCATGTTTGCATGTGATATTGAACCAATGATTAAGCCTATTCGTGGTGGAACTGATGGAGCTCGTCTATCGTTTATGGGGCTACCATGCCCAAATATCTTTACGGGGGGTTATAACTTCCATGGTATCCATGAGTTCATTACTATTGATGGTATGAAACAAGCCGTGGACGTCATTGTCAAAATTGCGGAATTAACATCAGAAAAGAAATAA
- a CDS encoding DUF2987 domain-containing protein: MNQRTMLKEFFQLSSNSRIKLIPSLLLASLLSTSFSTFADDKLSLRYNDFYNRAKYNIAEEFQDLNVSFYLKTKRGEVCQINQIEMRKEEHFEIIAIPETNQLMIPMDSTLRKVNPDIFIHYQSPNNLSCDMSIEVEAKDNHITKINGQTLDSLTKQFSSLYQELGGMMSSWFVPEATGIIISFDQPTFIDSQQGKVIETKENKLYLSLGQLEDDSLIFSQASVKVTPWFSTK; encoded by the coding sequence ATGAATCAACGGACGATGCTAAAAGAATTTTTTCAATTAAGCTCTAACTCCCGCATAAAATTGATACCAAGCTTACTTTTGGCTTCTTTACTCTCTACCTCATTCTCTACCTTTGCGGATGACAAGCTTTCATTACGCTATAACGATTTTTATAACCGTGCAAAATATAATATAGCTGAAGAGTTTCAAGATCTGAATGTCAGCTTTTATCTAAAAACAAAACGCGGTGAGGTGTGTCAAATAAATCAAATTGAAATGCGGAAAGAAGAACATTTTGAAATAATTGCTATACCTGAAACTAATCAACTTATGATTCCTATGGATAGTACATTACGAAAAGTGAATCCAGATATTTTTATCCATTATCAAAGCCCAAATAACTTATCTTGTGATATGTCTATAGAAGTAGAAGCAAAAGATAATCATATAACAAAGATTAATGGCCAGACATTGGATTCATTAACCAAGCAGTTTTCTAGTCTATATCAAGAACTCGGTGGAATGATGTCATCATGGTTTGTCCCTGAAGCTACGGGCATTATTATTTCATTCGATCAGCCAACTTTTATTGATAGCCAACAAGGGAAGGTAATAGAAACAAAAGAGAATAAACTATACTTATCTCTTGGTCAGCTTGAAGATGACTCTTTGATATTTTCTCAAGCATCGGTAAAAGTGACGCCTTGGTTTTCAACTAAATAG
- the potA gene encoding spermidine/putrescine ABC transporter ATP-binding protein PotA, protein MNQTVSHQDTPVIRLTNLAKSFDGKQIIDHFNLDVNHGEFITILGPSGCGKTTVLRIIAGLEEADAGTVLLDGKDVTQVQAEHRHVNTVFQSYALFPHMTVFENVAFGLKMQKVPTSEIKPRVMEALQMVRLADFAERKPHQLSGGQQQRVAIARAVVNKPKVLLLDESLSALDYKLRKEMQLELKRLQRKLGITFIFVTHDQEEALSMSDRIIVMRDGNIEQDGSPKEIYEEPINLFVARFIGEINVFTANVLERIDNKRIKANVEGRECIVYCPIDVVAGEHINVLLRPEDLRLEELNKNQASDAIIGYVRERNYKGMTLDSVVELENGKTLMVSEFFNEDDPDVDHSLNQKVAVTWVESWEVVLADEQVN, encoded by the coding sequence TTGAACCAGACAGTTTCCCATCAAGACACGCCCGTTATTCGACTCACCAACTTAGCAAAAAGCTTTGATGGTAAACAGATCATTGACCATTTTAATCTCGATGTTAATCATGGAGAATTTATTACCATTCTTGGCCCTTCAGGCTGTGGTAAAACAACCGTATTGCGAATTATTGCAGGCTTAGAAGAAGCCGACGCAGGTACTGTGTTGTTAGATGGCAAAGATGTGACTCAGGTGCAAGCTGAACACCGACATGTTAATACGGTCTTCCAAAGTTATGCCCTTTTTCCACATATGACGGTATTTGAGAATGTTGCATTTGGTTTAAAAATGCAAAAAGTTCCTACCTCTGAAATTAAACCACGAGTAATGGAAGCGCTTCAGATGGTGCGCTTGGCTGATTTTGCAGAACGAAAACCTCATCAACTATCAGGCGGTCAGCAACAACGAGTCGCTATTGCCAGAGCCGTGGTGAATAAGCCTAAAGTGTTATTACTTGATGAGTCCCTCTCTGCGCTTGATTATAAGTTGCGAAAAGAGATGCAGCTAGAACTTAAGCGACTTCAACGTAAATTAGGGATCACTTTCATTTTTGTGACCCACGATCAAGAAGAAGCCCTTTCAATGTCAGATCGTATTATCGTTATGCGTGACGGTAACATTGAACAAGATGGCTCACCAAAAGAGATCTACGAAGAACCAATCAATCTATTTGTTGCGCGTTTTATTGGTGAAATTAATGTCTTCACGGCTAATGTATTAGAACGTATCGATAATAAACGCATCAAAGCGAATGTTGAAGGTCGAGAATGTATCGTCTACTGTCCAATTGATGTGGTGGCTGGAGAACATATTAATGTTCTACTTCGCCCTGAAGATCTTCGTCTTGAAGAGCTCAATAAAAATCAAGCTAGTGATGCGATTATCGGCTATGTCCGTGAACGTAACTATAAAGGCATGACCTTAGATTCTGTCGTTGAATTAGAGAATGGCAAGACTTTAATGGTTAGTGAATTCTTTAATGAAGATGATCCAGACGTTGACCATTCACTAAACCAAAAAGTCGCTGTGACTTGGGTTGAAAGCTGGGAGGTGGTGCTCGCTGATGAACAAGTCAATTAA
- the potB gene encoding spermidine/putrescine ABC transporter permease PotB translates to MNKSINLQKVIVTVIVGWLICFVFIPNLMIIGTSFLTRDDAKLIDLTLTLDNYLRLFDPLYAKVVWHSFYMATVATLLCLIIGYPFAFIVARMKAKWRPIMLFLVIIPFWTNSLIRTYGLKIVIGTSGVLNKSLLALDIIDKPIRIMYSEYAVMIGLVYILLPFMILPLYSSIEKLDNVYLEAAKDLGANKIQTFFRVILPLTMPGIVAGCLLVLLPALGMFYVSDLLGGAKNLLIGNVIKSQILNMRDWPFGAATSIALTTAMGLLLYIYWRVGKMLNKKVELD, encoded by the coding sequence ATGAACAAGTCAATTAACCTACAAAAAGTCATTGTTACCGTCATCGTTGGCTGGTTAATCTGTTTTGTCTTTATCCCCAACTTAATGATCATCGGTACCAGCTTTTTAACCCGAGATGATGCAAAGCTAATCGATCTCACCTTGACGTTGGATAACTATTTACGCCTGTTTGATCCTTTATACGCTAAAGTGGTGTGGCATTCATTCTATATGGCAACAGTCGCTACCTTACTGTGTCTTATTATTGGTTATCCATTTGCTTTCATTGTGGCTCGCATGAAAGCAAAGTGGCGTCCAATCATGCTCTTTTTGGTGATTATTCCTTTTTGGACTAATTCACTGATCCGTACTTATGGCTTAAAAATTGTGATTGGTACTAGTGGTGTATTAAATAAATCACTATTAGCGTTAGATATCATCGATAAACCGATTCGCATTATGTATTCAGAGTATGCAGTGATGATTGGTTTAGTCTATATTCTATTGCCATTTATGATTTTGCCCCTCTATTCAAGCATTGAGAAGTTAGATAACGTCTACCTAGAAGCTGCAAAAGATTTAGGTGCGAATAAGATCCAAACTTTCTTTAGAGTTATCTTACCTCTAACCATGCCAGGTATTGTTGCCGGTTGTCTGTTAGTACTGCTTCCAGCCTTGGGGATGTTTTATGTCTCTGACCTACTCGGTGGTGCAAAAAATCTATTAATAGGTAATGTGATAAAGAGTCAAATCCTTAATATGCGAGACTGGCCTTTTGGTGCAGCGACTAGCATTGCATTAACAACAGCAATGGGGTTATTGCTCTATATCTATTGGCGAGTGGGTAAAATGCTCAATAAAAAAGTGGAGTTAGACTAA
- the potC gene encoding spermidine/putrescine ABC transporter permease PotC, protein MLKLLRSSYLSLVYAFLYIPIIVLIVNSFNESRFGMKWKGFTFKWYQELINNDSLMQAAGHSLIIALFSATAAVILGSLAAIALYRYRFRGKGFVNGMLFVVMMSPDIVMAISLLALFTVVSAQLGFFTLLISHITFCLPFVVVTVYSRLNGFDVKMLEAAKDLGASEWVILSKIILPLAKPAIAAGWLLSFTLSLDDVIVSSFVTGPTYEILPLKIYSMVKVGISPEVNALATLMLIVSLILVLTSQVISRDKLK, encoded by the coding sequence ATGTTAAAACTATTACGCTCTAGCTATCTAAGCTTGGTATACGCATTTTTATATATTCCTATCATTGTATTGATTGTTAATTCTTTTAATGAGAGCCGCTTCGGTATGAAGTGGAAAGGCTTTACTTTTAAGTGGTATCAAGAACTGATTAATAATGACAGTTTGATGCAAGCTGCTGGCCATTCGTTAATCATTGCACTTTTTTCGGCAACTGCGGCGGTCATTCTTGGTAGTTTAGCCGCGATTGCACTCTATCGTTACCGTTTCCGTGGTAAAGGATTCGTCAACGGGATGTTGTTTGTGGTGATGATGTCTCCAGATATCGTAATGGCAATTTCACTATTAGCCTTATTTACCGTTGTCAGTGCGCAACTAGGTTTCTTTACCCTATTAATCTCTCATATTACCTTTTGCCTTCCTTTTGTGGTGGTGACCGTTTATAGCCGCTTAAATGGCTTTGACGTTAAAATGCTAGAAGCCGCTAAAGATTTAGGTGCCAGTGAATGGGTAATATTATCTAAAATTATTTTACCGTTAGCTAAACCCGCTATTGCAGCTGGCTGGCTACTTAGTTTTACATTGTCACTTGACGATGTCATTGTTAGTTCCTTCGTAACAGGGCCAACCTATGAAATTTTACCACTGAAAATATACTCAATGGTTAAAGTAGGCATCTCCCCTGAAGTGAATGCATTGGCAACCCTGATGTTAATTGTCTCTCTAATCTTGGTGCTCACATCGCAAGTGATCTCCCGAGATAAACTGAAATAA
- a CDS encoding extracellular solute-binding protein, with protein sequence MAKWKKTLIGSACALSMFSGAALAADNELYFYNWSEYIPTDILEQFTKETGIKVIYSTYESNESMYAKLKTHPEGYDLVVPSTYYISKMRDEGMLQKIDHSKLNHFKDLDSNYLNKPFDPNNDYSIPYIWGATGIGVNTDIIDKSEITSWADLWDPKWEGQLMMMDDSREFFHLGLKKLGYSANTEDPAQIKAAYEELKKLMPNVLVFNSDFPANPYMAGETALGMLWNGSAYAARQEGAPIEIVWPKEGAIFWMDNLAIPVNAEHTEAAHKMIDFLLRPENAAKIALEIGYPTPVKSAYPLLPKAFINDPNVYPPQEVMDNGEWQNSVGKANILYEEYFQKLKAGI encoded by the coding sequence ATGGCAAAATGGAAAAAGACACTCATTGGTTCTGCATGTGCACTATCAATGTTTTCTGGTGCAGCGTTAGCAGCTGATAATGAACTCTACTTCTACAATTGGTCTGAATATATTCCTACCGATATCTTAGAGCAATTTACTAAAGAGACAGGAATCAAAGTCATCTACTCGACTTATGAGTCCAATGAATCTATGTATGCTAAATTGAAAACGCATCCTGAAGGTTATGATCTCGTGGTCCCCTCGACTTACTACATCTCGAAGATGCGTGATGAAGGCATGCTACAAAAAATCGATCACAGTAAATTAAACCATTTTAAAGACCTAGACAGTAACTATTTAAATAAACCTTTTGATCCAAACAATGATTATTCAATCCCTTATATTTGGGGCGCGACAGGTATTGGCGTCAATACAGATATTATCGATAAAAGTGAAATCACAAGCTGGGCTGATCTTTGGGACCCGAAATGGGAAGGTCAGTTAATGATGATGGATGATTCTCGTGAATTTTTCCATCTAGGACTTAAGAAGCTCGGTTATTCAGCAAATACCGAAGATCCCGCACAAATTAAAGCGGCTTATGAAGAGTTGAAGAAACTGATGCCAAACGTATTGGTATTTAACTCAGACTTCCCTGCTAACCCTTATATGGCGGGTGAAACTGCTTTAGGTATGCTGTGGAATGGCTCTGCCTACGCTGCACGTCAAGAAGGCGCGCCTATTGAGATTGTTTGGCCAAAAGAAGGGGCAATATTCTGGATGGATAATTTAGCAATTCCAGTCAATGCTGAACATACCGAAGCGGCACATAAGATGATTGATTTCTTATTACGCCCAGAGAACGCAGCGAAAATTGCCTTAGAGATTGGTTACCCAACGCCAGTTAAATCTGCTTATCCGCTCTTACCTAAAGCGTTTATTAATGATCCAAACGTCTACCCGCCACAAGAAGTGATGGATAACGGTGAATGGCAAAACTCAGTGGGTAAAGCCAATATTCTTTATGAAGAGTATTTCCAAAAGTTAAAAGCAGGAATTTAA
- a CDS encoding Cof-type HAD-IIB family hydrolase, whose protein sequence is MNQIKFIATDMDGTLLDENSQLPTEFSSIYQQLKAQGIIFCPASGRQYYSLYETFGDIKDELVYIAENGTVVMHQGKELYSNTLDKTTIPAIIEHVRQLPNSYLVLCGKNSAYIETQEPELLDEFKKYYHKCQYVEDLLHVDDEFIKIAICNFEGTEEHVFPTLNQHFGADMQVIVSAHIWLDIMNKTASKGDALQFLQKHFNFNKTETMVFGDYLNDLEMLDNAEYSYAMANAHPKVKNHANYTAPSNQQHGVITILKALLAENK, encoded by the coding sequence ATGAACCAGATTAAATTTATAGCGACAGACATGGATGGCACATTACTCGATGAAAACAGCCAACTACCTACTGAATTTAGTTCGATATATCAACAGCTAAAAGCGCAAGGGATTATCTTTTGCCCTGCCTCTGGTCGTCAATATTATAGCTTGTATGAAACCTTTGGTGATATCAAAGATGAACTGGTCTATATTGCCGAAAATGGCACCGTCGTTATGCATCAAGGCAAAGAACTGTATAGTAACACCTTAGATAAAACCACAATTCCTGCAATCATTGAACACGTTCGACAACTTCCAAATAGTTACTTAGTGTTATGCGGTAAAAACTCTGCGTATATTGAAACCCAAGAGCCAGAGTTACTTGACGAATTTAAAAAGTATTATCATAAATGCCAATATGTTGAAGATCTTTTACACGTTGATGATGAATTTATCAAGATAGCAATTTGTAATTTTGAAGGAACAGAAGAACATGTATTCCCTACCCTAAATCAACATTTTGGCGCAGATATGCAGGTTATTGTTTCTGCGCATATCTGGCTAGATATCATGAATAAAACCGCATCCAAGGGTGATGCACTGCAATTTTTACAGAAACATTTTAACTTCAACAAAACTGAAACCATGGTATTTGGCGATTACCTCAATGATCTTGAAATGTTAGATAATGCTGAATATAGCTATGCCATGGCAAATGCTCATCCTAAGGTTAAAAATCATGCCAATTATACTGCGCCATCTAATCAGCAACATGGCGTAATAACCATATTAAAAGCATTATTAGCAGAAAATAAATAA
- a CDS encoding DUF3010 family protein: protein MRICGVELKGNDAIICLLGKNDGLFELPDCRVKKISINNALDTQQVKDFQFAFKKLCEDYKIEKVAIKQRQTKGKFAGGSVSFKLEAAIQLIDDVEVTLLSTTELKEILKRNPLPIDFRETGLKQFQEQAFVTGFAFLSQRN, encoded by the coding sequence ATGAGAATTTGTGGTGTAGAACTAAAAGGTAATGATGCAATCATCTGTTTATTAGGTAAAAACGATGGTCTGTTTGAACTACCTGATTGCCGTGTAAAGAAGATTTCAATCAATAATGCATTAGATACACAGCAAGTCAAAGACTTTCAGTTTGCGTTTAAAAAGCTTTGTGAAGATTATAAAATTGAAAAAGTAGCGATTAAACAGCGTCAAACCAAAGGTAAATTCGCTGGCGGTTCTGTTAGTTTCAAACTTGAAGCTGCAATTCAATTAATCGATGACGTAGAAGTAACATTGCTTTCAACGACAGAACTAAAAGAAATCCTAAAACGTAATCCGTTACCGATTGATTTCCGTGAAACAGGCCTTAAGCAATTTCAAGAGCAAGCTTTTGTAACTGGTTTCGCTTTTCTTTCTCAACGAAACTAG